One region of Triticum aestivum cultivar Chinese Spring chromosome 6B, IWGSC CS RefSeq v2.1, whole genome shotgun sequence genomic DNA includes:
- the LOC123133667 gene encoding chaperone protein DnaJ, with translation MGDHYQTLGLGRDASKADIKNAFFRLAHRHHPDHHTHADAAARAEATLRFRQVKDAYDVLHDDRRRAEYDSWCRSSSRSSGYGHRHGHGHGGNSTWSSSARNDHGHRHGHGGATSSAGSRAPPRPRGRSRIENAIFCAFVGLSVLGEIGERWKEDPEKMERDLQMMRTGWTAFLKTKQQWENLKRGWEKRNPWKSWLESREKDKEKN, from the exons atgGGCGACCACTACCAGACGCTGGGGCTCGGCCGCGACGCCAGTAAGGCCGACATCAAGAACGCCTTCTTCCGCCtcgcccaccgccaccaccccgaccaccacacccacgccgacgccgccgcccgagccgagGCCACGCTCCGCTTCCGCCAGGTCAAAGACGCCTACGACGTGCTCCACGACGACCGCCGCCGCGCCGAGTACGATTCCTGGTGCCGCTCCTCCTCGCGTTCGAGTGGCTACGGGCACCGTCACGGACACGGACACGGCGGGAACTCTACCTGGTCGTCGTCCGCGAGGAACGACCACGGGCACCGTCACGGACACGGCGGCGCCACCTCGTCGGCCGGTTCGAGGGCTCCGCCTCGGCCGAGAGGCCGTTCTAGAATCGAGAACGCGATATTCTG CGCATTTGTAGGTCTATCAGTGCTCGGAGAAATTGGAGAAAGGTGGAAGGAAGATCCGGAAAAGATGGAACGAGATTTGCAAATGATGAGGACAGGCTGGACAGCGTTCCTGAAGACGAAGCAACAGTGGGAAAATTTGAAACGAGGATGGGAAAAGAGGAACCCCTGG AAATCATGGTTGGAGTCGAGAGAGAAGGACAAAGAGAAGAACTAG